The genomic DNA GCTATGTTCAGAGGCCAAAAGGACAGAAAGGTCGGCCCACTCCAACACTATGCTTAGTTGCTGAATCATAAAAGCTGCCAGATTAACTACTACAGTTATATTTCATCAGTCCTATGAGACAGTGAATTGAATTTGATTGTCGCTCGAGttactttttgaggtatgagAGCTTTGACAATATTATGAAACATGACTTGTAATTGTAGTCCTCACCTATCTGTAGATATGTTTGTTCTTGCGTCTCTTTGTTTGGTCTGCTGTCGATTTCTGTGATCCTGTCCTCATACCTCTGCTTGTCTCCCCGTAACGTAGTATAAAGCTGGAATCACGAGATCAAAATTGTGTTATGACAAGCAcatagcttgttttttttttagagttaCTGAAAAATCAAATGGTTTCATAACAGACATTACAACTATGTAGACACCATGGATAGTACAAAGAATAGGTTGATTTCCATTCCCTGGTTCAGACATTTAAAATCCAACAAATCAACCTAATGGTCCATCACAATCACATCTGTATCTTTGCTATTACAAGGCAGCAGAACTAGACCTACAATAACTTAATGGACTGTAGGGAACATGAgggtgaaaaaataaaaaaaaacagcaaaatagTCCACATCCAGGATTCACCAGGTCAGACTGATTCATACTTACATAACCCAGCCCCCCTACACAGGTAGCTCCAACTAGGACGTAGTACATGGTGTTgtcactgccaccaccacctcccccagaCGGGTTGGAAGACATCTGGGCCCTCTGAGGAAGGGCCAGCCTCCTCTCATTCTGCAACACTGTCGTGGAAAAGCGGAGTGTCAATCAGTCATGTCGCAGCCAAAGAGCCACACTCAAGGCATGAGGCAGAGATCTAGCTTTTGTGTGTGCCCTCGTAAGTACTAGCACAAcgactttaaagcagcaataagcaGTTCTGTTCcagaactagcaagctaactagcacgctaactacctaaaaggcatgcaaaaaccttgcaaacaccatcaacagcccagttggcactgataaaagcttcccaacacactaacttatgtcttttggcatattggtatagctggcaatgtcatgctgtgaaagcttgtcttcaatttttgcagggtgtaccagcccggaacacagaactacatcgtgcatatcctggatggctagtgggaaagacacaggtgtttatctgtccttcacatgaccatatgctatcaaaatgaatttcaggaaggtaccaaaactagttgcctataaaaccatacctcaaaaagtgtcaaattgttacatagtgttgctttaactgAGATCTGATTTATGATCTGTGTAAGAAGCTTGAAGCTGTAAGAAGAAGGACTCATACACCTTTCACATTGCTCTAGTTTAATGTTCTATAGCTGGACACTCTCCTAACTAGGAGAGGAGTTGTGAATAGCTATGGGTTCAAAATGAAGGGTTGCCAGGGCAACTTTACTGGAAACACTGCAACAACAGTGATGTAATGCGAATAAACTTGTTTCTATTCGCCTTAGTCGCATTATACCTGATGCGAATCCGGAGTTTGTCTCAGTCACTTCGGTAAATTTCTCGAATCATCCtcaacattttcaaaaacagTAAGGTCATTTCTAGAAACAATTCGTACAAACAGCACCCAAACATGGATTTCCAGCAAAAGCCAGTAACTCATTGAAAATGCTAAGTTTGTCTCAAAAGTAAACAATTGTCAATGAATATGTCAGTCCCATCAAAATGTCATATTGTCAGTATAAAATGATATCCtataagtaataataataataataataataaaactttatttatatagcacctttcatgcaaaagaatgcagctcaaagtgctttacagcaaatacataatatgcacaaagaaatgacatgcacatgaAAATAGTAGGCTTTATTCCTTATTTCCAAATTGGCTTTTTACTCCAACTAACTGCAGCTAGATTAATTTCTAGCAAGTTGAATGCTATTCATTTCACTGACAAGCTTGCATGCTACATAAACTCTCTCTGTTATCCCATCATGATGACAATAGACGTTTCACCTCCATTCAGAAAAATAACTTTGACACTGGATAAAGTACAGAGTAAAAGACAGTGACAGTATTCAGCATTCTTTTGAGCCCACCAAACCCTACCCCAATGCTATTTCTGTAGAGAAAGTTCACATTGAGATCCCTGTGGATGATTTTATATAAGGAAGGTAAGACTTTGTGCTTTGTTAAACTCAATGGTGAAAAACTGACAGAATACATTGTTGTCTGATATAGCGTCAAACTGTTACAGAATTTCCCCTCATGCTGACCTGGAACATCTAGTCTGGCTTAGTGGTCGATGTGGTTTTACACTATTTTGAACTCAATCAATCACATATAAAGTTTTGAATGACAAGTAATTTAGTGAACATTCCAGAAAATACCATGACACTGAAACTTGACACATAACTGTCTACCATTGTTATGTCATGATGACACCTAGATGTTTTGAGGGCTAAGAGGGCTAAGACTAAATAGCAGATGATTGTACATACAATGTGCAAAAGCATTTGCAAAACgttcaaaacaaagaaaacgtGCTGTTATGATGTGCACAAGTGACTAGATGATGTGGTTGAACAAACAGTTTTGAGAACTTTAATTCTGATATgagaaatgtgccaaagcatCCCCCTCTAACAAATACATTTCTTATTCGATTTAGATTCAGATTGCAAATAAAGAATTTCAGGATTTTCCACTTGGGATTTTGTAATCAAACGGTCAAAATTCACATTAAAAAGATGGATGAAACCCTATTTTATGACATTTCTAATTCTATGGACCAAAAAATATACATGTGTGCTATATGTATTCATTCTTACAGAGCACGACATCAAAAGAATGACCATGTTTTAAGACAGACTGTAATCTGGAGACGTTGAAGTCACATTGGGTGACAGAGAACAAATGAGGTGTGTCTTGTTTTATTCCAAGACGGGACACATGAGGTGTCCTCCACGTCATGCgtgtatttggggggggggggggggggggtgcttggcAGCTGTCATGGATACAAAAAGGGGGGGTGTGAGCACAATAGGTGCTCGGATTAAGTTTCTAAACCTCAGCGTGAGCAAATATGGTTACTCGTGAACGCAGTTCATCATAGAATAGCATCATGTGTATATAATGAAAAAGAATGTGGGTTAAGTGACTTATATGTTGTCAACATAAGAACACTACTGATGTAATGTTATGCTTTCCTACTGGCGGAGGGCAAGGAGCCCTTGCGACCACCACCGCATTACATAAACGACCTTGGCTTAATGTAAACGTCCGACCGCTAATTTGATGGTCAGCATGTAACCACTTGTGGATTGTGTCTTGTTTTATTCCAAGTAACGTTTTACCAAGCTATACAAGGTTGTCGCCAACACGGCTAAATTACACTTGGGGCATAACTTTAAATTGTCTAACTTCTTATGGTACAGGTTTTGTAGCTAGGACCTTACTTAGCTAGAATAACTGCAGGATGACGTTGATCACTCAAAACAGCAGAGAACAATGCCATACAATTGAGAAACTGCGGtcttgtgtctcaatgaaataCCTTCTGTTACTCACTTGCCAGGTTAGTTGGCGGGTAACAAGCTTTAACTTGCTGACGTGAACTAATATGTCATGACATCTGATCCGAAAAAAACCCAGCTATACAGTTAGCTAACTATATATCTGGCTAGATTAGCCAGCAATGACACTGAATGCATGGTGTCCCACATGATTACCATGTATCAAACATCTACAGCAGTGTCGACTATGGGTGCCAGGGAGAGTTATCCTTTCAAAATTATAAAATATGTGATACCATGTGGACCTATTTCCCCAGTCCCCCCCAATGCTACTGTCCTATCCTTGCGGTCTTGTTTGTTTAACGAGAAAACAGCGTCTAGGCACTGTGCCTTACAAAACAAGCTGGCAGGTTTCATGGCATTCATGACCAAATGATTTCATGAATTACACAAAGCGCGGAAGTTTCAGGCCGTACGTTCACGTCAGTGGCAGTAAGTCAAACATTCAATTCGTTCATCCTCCTTCgttaacttagctagctatgCAGCCGgccggccagccagccagccagccagcaaaCGTTAACTTAGCCAGAAAATATTCGGCTACTTGCCTGCTCTTCTCGCATTTCGTTGACACAAAGTGGAAGAGTTTCTAGCCAACGGAGCCAACTTTTCCCACAAAGTTCTGCACTTCAGCATTGTGGTCTGCGGGGACTAACAGCGAGTTGTCCGCTAAAACTACACAGCTATCTGCAGCACGCTAACGCAGTACACACTTTCCTCACGCAGTAGGCCTGAGACTTTCACAGGTCATTCGATTCAGTGCATGCTTCCGGTCATAGTTCTAAGTACCGCCCTAAGCACCGGCGCATCATTTCATTGGTTAAAGAAGAGCAATTCAAGATTTGAGTGGCTGATAAATATGACAGTCTTAGAAATGCATTTCCTTTGATACGATTGGTTGGTGTGAATATCTACCCTAAACGTCATGCATGTCTTCTGAAGTTCTCAAGTAGTTTTTTTTGACTGTCTGTAGTGAAATTTAATATAGGTAGTTTGTAGATACACAACACTATTATTCTTGCACATCATACAAATATCATGAGGACAAAATAAAAGAGTTCGTGTCGGATTCATTTAAGTATAATTGTAATGTGCGATGCCTGCAAAATTATTCAGATGTGCTGTTTAAACTGCATTGCAGCGCTGAAATGATAGGTCCATAAGGGTACAAAACTATTTAAACCAATATAGAAATAAGCCTGTTATAGCTCACATTTATATCGATTTGAAATGAATGCTGGGACATATAATTGCATGCATGCCAAGGCATATCATTTCCCTTCCATAGTATTTGATAAGAGGGGCGGTGACACCCGGGACTTCCCATCTAAGGAAAAACATACCGTGGAAGAAGGACGCAAGTTAAATCGAAAGTAAAATAAATCTAAATTTTGTCACACGGAATTTGGTATACAAGAAAAAGCGATTTCACTTGATTCAGTAGGCTACCAGATTTAGCATGACCTCCGATGCACAAATCCACAACAACTACAGCGAATTGAAACGTGTCCCCAAACTAAATCAAAAGGATTGTGCAACAAAATGGAATGCTTTTCTGCTGACTTTGAGCTTCATACTTGGTGCAGAGACATTCATTTCTGCATGTCTATTGCATGGCCTTTTCCAGGACATTTCAAAGGTAGGCTCATTAGCGGCTAAGTGACTTGCTTCATCCCAGTGAAAATATCCAGTGTTGCGATTTTTGTCGGGTCTTTGGCCCTCTCAGGTAACCAAGACACACAGACCGACCCTACGTCTAACCTTAACTGACTACGGATTTGACAGCGTAAGACCATTTTAATAgaactgtttctgtttcttcctTCTATTTATAGGCACAAGAGGAAGTTAAATATGGGGAGTATCCTGTTGAATGTCTGTACAAATTTCTAGATTCAAACACTCAAACCCATCATCAGATAGACTTACAAACCTGTGATTTACTCATTCAAGAACTTGGCAACGGAGCCCATAGGGTAAGCCGGCTATATTTCATCATGTAGGCTACGGTCCAACAAGGAATGGATATGGATGGATTGGATTTCACTCAGTGTTGTAGGCTAATATGATCCCTGATTTTATGTTTTCAGCGATTGCAGTGGGACATCAAAAATACCATTTTTGAATCCTTGGCTGGTAGGATAGTATGAGTGCTCGTTTAAACATCTAGGTCTATATATGATACAAACTTTTTTACTAAGgctatctatatctctctcaaATGTCAGAATGCAACATAAGCCAGGAGTATCTACCTGCTATTCATGTTGGAGCTGAGACTGAACTTCGCCAGTTTAATCATCTACCAAGTAAGACATTTTGCCTGTTGAGGAGATGCAAAGTTGTCAGATTACAATGTCAGAGGTTATCATCTTAACATTGCCTTTAGAACCTCTTTAAAGGCTACAACACATATACTGTCAGGCCCAAGCCTAGAGGCTAAAAAGTTGAGGGTGTATCAAGATATCAGTATTTGTTACCACAAAGCTGTTGCTTCAAAAGGAGCACTCACTTGTATTGAAATTATTCCACTGGGAATTCCCCATGATCCCCTATATGGGTGCCCAAAGGTTTTCTTAGGTTTGTGGACTAGAGATCCATCCCTGCATATAATATACTACCACCATGTTTTGTAGCAGGTGATGGTGCAAATAAGATGACGTCAGCACATCGCCTCCAGTGGAACAATATTGATGGACAGGTCACTGAAGATGGCTTGATGCGCCTCACCCCTGACGGTGAAACTGTAGTGCCACAAGATGGACTTTACTTTGTTTACTCTCAGGTTTATTTCCAGCTGACTCCATCTCGACCACCTGGAAGGAACTTCAGTTTTTTTCAGACAATATACAAGAGGAcgaccactcactcacagcccATTCCTCTTGCAAAAGCAAGGGAGCGTCTTTGCTTAAATCCGACCTTTAACACCCAGCTCTTCTCCAGCCACCAGGGGGCACTGTTCCATCTGCATAAGGGAGacaagctctccctctctgtgtgggaTATGAGTGCTGTTCGCTTACTGCAAGACTCCACATATTTTGGTGCCTTTATGGTCAAATAAGTTTCACATCCATTTTGATCACTTTATAATTAAGCCTCAGGGAATATTTTACATGGGTGAACAAagttatttcattcatttttttattcaattttatttatatagcaccaaaacaataaaattgtctctaggcgcttttaCAGAGCACAGGGCCTGAAGTCATACCATTTAATGAGAGTTGATGTATATGGTGATTATTTTTCATCAAATGTGAAGACATATTTAGGAAGTAATTGTTTTATATCAGTGAAATAAGAAAAAGGTCTATACAAATAGCACAttaatggacaaaataaaaagacCTGTATAGCCCATCATAGGATTTATGAGACTAATACCACAGGCAGTAGCATTGGCCTAATCACTGACGACCCACATTGTTAATTTAAAACATCTAGGCTATGccaacaggaaacacaaaaatgtGATCTCATACCGAATTAATAAATGTCTGTAAACTTGCTtttgccttgtttgtttgtctggttGTCTTGTTCCCAGTCC from Clupea harengus unplaced genomic scaffold, Ch_v2.0.2, whole genome shotgun sequence includes the following:
- the tnfsf10l4 gene encoding tumor necrosis factor (ligand) superfamily, member 10 like 4 isoform X2: MTSDAQIHNNYSELKRVPKLNQKDCATKWNAFLLTLSFILGAETFISACLLHGLFQDISKAQEEVKYGEYPVECLYKFLDSNTQTHHQIDLQTCDLLIQELGNGAHRRLQWDIKNTIFESLAECNISQEYLPAIHVGAETELRQFNHLPSDGANKMTSAHRLQWNNIDGQVTEDGLMRLTPDGETVVPQDGLYFVYSQVYFQLTPSRPPGRNFSFFQTIYKRTTTHSQPIPLAKARERLCLNPTFNTQLFSSHQGALFHLHKGDKLSLSVWDMSAVRLLQDSTYFGAFMVK
- the tnfsf10l4 gene encoding tumor necrosis factor (ligand) superfamily, member 10 like 4 isoform X1, whose product is MTSDAQIHNNYSELKRVPKLNQKDCATKWNAFLLTLSFILGAETFISACLLHGLFQDISKAQEEVKYGEYPVECLYKFLDSNTQTHHQIDLQTCDLLIQELGNGAHRRLQWDIKNTIFESLAECNISQEYLPAIHVGAETELRQFNHLPTGDGANKMTSAHRLQWNNIDGQVTEDGLMRLTPDGETVVPQDGLYFVYSQVYFQLTPSRPPGRNFSFFQTIYKRTTTHSQPIPLAKARERLCLNPTFNTQLFSSHQGALFHLHKGDKLSLSVWDMSAVRLLQDSTYFGAFMVK